In Dehalococcoidales bacterium, the sequence AGAACCTTGTCCCGCTCCACCTCGATGCCCAGGTAGGCGGCACCCTCTTCACCCAGAGAGAAGGCATTGAGATGGTGGGCGAATGCCCGTGCAATAATGATGCCGCCGATGACCAGCGGGGCGATAACGGCAATCTGGCTCCAGCCGACCACCGATATGTGGCCCATGAGGAACGAGTACACGGAGCGGATGTTCAGGTCCAGCCGGTCACTTATCGCCATCATAAAAGATATTATGGCTGCCAGGAGAGCACTGACAACGAACCCGGCGAGAAGCATACTGACGATGGGCGTCTTACCGCCGACACGCGCCAGATTATACACAATGAAAACGGCGGCCAGGGCACCCGCAAAGGCTGCCAGCGGCACCAGGCCAAAGCCGAGGAAGGCCATGTTTATCGGCAGGACCATGGCAATTGTCGCTCCCAGGGCAGCCCCCGATGAGGTACCGATGATGTATGGGTCTGCCATGGGATTCCGAAGCAGGCCCTGGAAAAGCACCCCGGCTGTCGCCAGGGCCGCCCCCACCAGGGCACCACCCACGACTCGCGGCATCCGTATCTGGAAAAGTATTGTTTCCTCGGCCACCCGCCACGTGTCCGGAAAATCGAAGAAGGCCAGCTTATTGAGAAGCATCTTGCATATATCAGGCAGGGAGATAGTTACCGCCCCGAAGGCACTGGCCAGGAAGAACGCCAGGACCAGTCCGCCCGCCAGTAACAGCAGGACAGAGGCCAGCCGTCTGCGTCGCCTTGGTTTACTCGCCATATTTCCCGCTCCCCAAAAAGAAAGAGTCCCCTCATCGGCAGAACAAGGGGACTCCTGTACTTCAAAGTCTCCTTCCTCCATCTCCGCGGAGGTGTCAAAGAACTGGTGGCCGGTGTTCTGACTTCCGGGAGTTTATTACTCCCGGATACAGCAGGCGGAACTGTGCCGGATTCTCACCGGACTTGCGCTCCGTTTAAGCCCTCGCTCACGCTCGGGCACCCCCAGGGTTTCCTATTCAGTTTTACCAGCAGCCAACGCCGGGTTGTCTGCTACCAGCATATTGCACATAGCGGCGGTAGTCAAAGATTATACACGGCGGCACACGCTACTTCAACCTTGCGGCAACAATCTCCGCCAGGTCCAGCACCTTCACACGGTCATCAGCATCCATATCCTTGAGCCCGTCCTCAAACATCACCATGCAATACGGGCAGCAGACGCAGATTGTCTTCGGGTCTTTCTCCAGGGCTTCCTCGACGCGGACGATATTTATCCGCTTACCGGTGCTCTCCTCCATCCACATCCGACCACCACCGGCACCACAGCAGAAGGCACGGTTATGGTGACGCTCCATCTCGGTCGGCGCCCGGCCGGTAGCCGCGGCCAGCGCCTGACGGGGGGCTTCGTAGATATCGTTATGGCGACCCAGGTAGCAGGAATCGTGGAAGACCACATTCCCCAGGTCTCCACCGGTACCATTCAGCTTCAGCCTTCCTTCGGTCAGCAGCCGGTTGATAAATTCGGTGTGATGAACGACGTCCAACTCCGCACCGTACTGGCGGTAGTCGTTCTTCAGAGTAGTGTAGCAGTGAGGGCACTCTGTGATTATCTTCTTGACCCCTCTCTCCTTGAACGTGGCCAGGTTTTGCTTCACCAGTTGGTCATAGACATACTCGTTACCGAGCCGTCGCAGACTATCGCCACAGCAGGCTTCGTCCCTGCCCAGTATGCCCCAGGATACTCCGGCAGCATCCAGGACCCTGGTAATCGCCAGGCTTACCTGCCGCTCACGGGAATCAAAGGCACCGGCACAGCCCACGTAGAAGAGATACTCGGTCTTACCTTCCTCGAAGGGTTGCGCCTCGATATTAGCCGCCCACTTGGCACGGTCGCTGGGAGCAATGCCCCAGGGGTTACTGCGTTGTTCCGTGTTCTCGAAGAGGTTAAGGAGCTCTTCGGGGAATTTAGCCTGCACCTGCACCAGCTCGCGCCGCATGTCAATAATCTTGGGCACGTGCTCGATGTACACCGGGCACACCTCCATGCAAGCCCCGCAGGTGGTGCAGGCCCAGATGGCGTCCTCGGATATTGTGCCTTCACCGCCGTCACCAATCAGGTCCAGGGAAGGCGACTGCTTCTTTAGCAGAGCTGGACCGTTGGTCATCAGGTTAGTATTGATGTCACGAATAATTAGGCGGGGATTGAGGGGCTTGTCCGTCAGGTTTGCAGGACAGTTCTCCTGGCAGTAACCGCAGACAACACAGGCATAGACATCGAGGAGCTGTTTCCGCGAAAAGCCGTCCACCCGGGACACCCCGAAGGTTGCCTGGTCCTTGAGGTCGATCCGCTCAACCATGTTCTTGGTTTTGGGCTGAAGTACGTCATTGATAATAGCAGCCACCACGTGCAGGTAACGCGTATAGCCGATGATGGCCATGACGAGCAATACAAATACCCAGTGACTCCAGAACCAGAAAGCGTGTGATGCTTCCAGGGAAGCCACACCGGCGTAGAGGTTACTCACCGCCGTACTTATCGGCGGTGTGGCCAGACCCAGCCCCGCGGGAGCGTGCCCGGCGGCAATCTGCGTGGCAATCTTGCCAACGTGAGTAATAGGATGGATAAGAACGGTCATAAGTATAAATATTGCTTCCCAGGTCAGCTGTCCCTTCAGCCGTGCCGGCTTACCGATATAGCGTCGGATAATA encodes:
- a CDS encoding (Fe-S)-binding protein is translated as IYYLLFIVIASGFGISAAMENNAFYVIWCWVTDIIAPFIVIGVIWAIIRRYIGKPARLKGQLTWEAIFILMTVLIHPITHVGKIATQIAAGHAPAGLGLATPPISTAVSNLYAGVASLEASHAFWFWSHWVFVLLVMAIIGYTRYLHVVAAIINDVLQPKTKNMVERIDLKDQATFGVSRVDGFSRKQLLDVYACVVCGYCQENCPANLTDKPLNPRLIIRDINTNLMTNGPALLKKQSPSLDLIGDGGEGTISEDAIWACTTCGACMEVCPVYIEHVPKIIDMRRELVQVQAKFPEELLNLFENTEQRSNPWGIAPSDRAKWAANIEAQPFEEGKTEYLFYVGCAGAFDSRERQVSLAITRVLDAAGVSWGILGRDEACCGDSLRRLGNEYVYDQLVKQNLATFKERGVKKIITECPHCYTTLKNDYRQYGAELDVVHHTEFINRLLTEGRLKLNGTGGDLGNVVFHDSCYLGRHNDIYEAPRQALAAATGRAPTEMERHHNRAFCCGAGGGRMWMEESTGKRINIVRVEEALEKDPKTICVCCPYCMVMFEDGLKDMDADDRVKVLDLAEIVAARLK
- a CDS encoding iron chelate uptake ABC transporter family permease subunit, which codes for MASKPRRRRRLASVLLLLAGGLVLAFFLASAFGAVTISLPDICKMLLNKLAFFDFPDTWRVAEETILFQIRMPRVVGGALVGAALATAGVLFQGLLRNPMADPYIIGTSSGAALGATIAMVLPINMAFLGFGLVPLAAFAGALAAVFIVYNLARVGGKTPIVSMLLAGFVVSALLAAIISFMMAISDRLDLNIRSVYSFLMGHISVVGWSQIAVIAPLVIGGIIIARAFAHHLNAFSLGEEGAAYLGIEVERDKVLILAVGSLLTAAAVSIGGLIGFVGLVMPHAVRLILGPDHRLLLPASALAGAVFVVMADLLARVVLAPTEIPVGIITAVIGAPFFLYLLRRNRKEYAF